From a single Xiphophorus maculatus strain JP 163 A chromosome 5, X_maculatus-5.0-male, whole genome shotgun sequence genomic region:
- the rpl9 gene encoding 60S ribosomal protein L9, which yields MKTILSSQTVDLPDSVEVRLKGRTVIVKGPRGKLTREFNHINLELSLLGKKQKKLRVEKWWGNRKELATVRTICSHVQNMIKGVTLGFRYKMRSVYAHFPINVVIQESGSLVEIRNFLGEKYIRRVRMRTGVNCALSAAQKDELVLEGNDIELVSNSAALIQQATTVKNKDIRKFLDGIYVSEKGTVVDADQ from the exons ATGAAGACCATTCTCAGCAGCCAGACTGTCGACCTGCCTGACAGCG TGGAAGTCAGGCTAAAGGGGCGAACAGTGATTGTCAAAGGGCCCCGTGGTAAACTCACCAGGGAGTTCAACCACATCAACCTGGAGCTCAGCCTGCTGGGCAAGAAACAGAAGAAG CTTCGTGTGGAGAAATGGTGGGGAAACAGGAAGGAGCTGGCCACGGTGCGCACCATCTGCAGCCACGTCCAGAACATGATCAAGGGTGTCACTCTG GGTTTCCGGTATAAAATGCGCTCTGTGTACGCCCATTTCCCCATCAACGTGGTCATTCAGGAGAGTGGGTCTCTGGTGGAAATCAGGAACTTTCTGGGAGAGAAGTACATCCGCCGTGTCAGGATGAGGACTG GAGTTAACTGTGCGCTGTCAGCAGCCCAGAAGGACGAGCTGGTCCTGGAGGGAAACGACATCGAGCTGGTGTCTAACTCAG CTGCTCTGATCCAGCAGGCCACCACAGTCAAAAACAAGGATATCAGAAAGTTCTTGGACGGCATTTACGTGTCTGAGAAGGGAACAGTAGTGGATGCAGACCAGTAG
- the rfc1 gene encoding replication factor C subunit 1, which yields MDIRRFFGPVSGKPAPNVDRKPDEKRKKKSSSEEDVKKKKKKKEEEEEGSKVKSSKNEEQHKSSEKKRKKRQVIESDSDEEEPVMKAKKSSKGKAATSKADPPPKKDPVQYVSETDSDSDNFQSLKKASKSKQNGANKKSEGNNCSPKVKERLKSPAKPPLSRGKTEIKSPKVPTTPKLAPPPPPKQTLTSVLDYFGSGEIHRSDKKLVASTKRKAPTQELDDLISDEELARQLQMEEDMEVEKQVHEDEGFARTLAMLDSEPQPKKARKNSEEKPSPTTTPKKSSVSVPSKTSRTPPEDVISPSPQKSPAAVRASSKLAMMKKRDEAKDEGAKSKTPTSPRKNKISPKKEPRASSISDMKFTPKAGTTPTALKTSPKKPESASTSPDDAEKKKMHTLAFRNYLNRDGPRALGSKEIPEGAENCLEGCVFVLTGVLESMERDDTKALIERYGGKVTGNVSKKTNYLVQGRDSGASKLDKAESLGTIILDEDGLLELIRTKPGKKSKYEIAAEAECKASKTRTPSSETSKVTPKAQKISPSKGNSRSPKTPSPSKTGQRQRASGSSSSTPTGWGSRQTARRELGLPNTPSSSSAPGPSPPSPQGDAAGLLWVDKYRPRSLKGVIGQQGEQSCANKLLRWLQNWHRHHSGGPDKPAASRFGKFGGGKDDGSGYKAALLSGPPGVGKTTTAALVCEELGFSYVEMNASCTRSKNSLKEVVAESLNNTSIENFYKGTSQTVSSKHVLIMDEVDGMAGNEDRGGIQEMIGLIKNSKIPIICMCNDRNHQKIRSLANYCFDLRFQRPRVEQIKGAMMSLAYKEGIKIPPPALNEIILASNQDVRQVIHNLSMWSAKDKVMTYDRCKSDAARARKDMKLGPFDVCRKVFASGEETAHMSLIDKSDLFFHDYSLAPLFVQENYLHVRPAAARGDMKSHLVLLSKTADSIADGDLVDRRIRSSQNWSLLPTQAIFASVLPGELMRGYMSQFPVFPSWLGKHSSTNKHSRIVQELTAHMSLKTLSSRQAVNLDYMHYLRQALLHPLQRHGAEGAAQAVQLLDDYQLLKEDVDSIMEISVWGGQPDPYSKLDSKVKAAFTRAYNKEVHLTPYSLQAVKKGRGGGGADLDGGDEGPDDQESGDEAEGLKADAMIKQKKTKTTKESTKEKKQESGKGKGKGKGKAKK from the exons ATG GACATCAGGCGGTTCTTTGGACCGGTATCAGGCAAGCCTGCCCCAAACGTAGACCGAAAACCAGAcgagaagaggaaaaagaagagtTCCTCAGAAGAAGatgtgaaaaagaagaagaagaagaaggaggaggaggaggagggctcCAAG GTCAAAAGCTCCAAAAATGAAGAGCAACACAAAAGCAgcgagaagaaaagaaagaaacgcCAAGTTATAGAATCGG attcaGACGAGGAAGAGCCGGTGATGAAGGCTAAGAAATCCTCCAAAGGGAAAGCTGCGACCAGCAAAGCAGATCCGCCTCCTAAGAAGGATCCTGTGCAGTACGTCTCTGAAACAG ACTCGGACAGTGACAACTTTCAGAGTCTGAAGAAGGCCTCCAAGTCCAAACAGAACGGCGCTAATAAAAAGTCAGAAGGCAACAATTGCAGTCCTAAAGTCAAAGAGCGACTCAAGTCTCCTGCTAAGCCTCCTTTGAGTCGGGGGAAAACTGAGATAAAGAGTCCCAAAGTTCCTACAACCCCTAAACTAGCCCCTCCCCCTCCGCCTAAGCAAACTCTCACCTCTGTACTCGACTACTTCGGCAGCGGAGAGATTCACCGCTCTGACAAGAAGCTGGTAGCCAGCACCAAACGAAAGGCT CCGACTCAAGAGTTAGACGACCTGATAAGCGACGAGGAATTGGCCCGGCAGCTGCAGATGGAGGAGGACATGGAG GTGGAGAAACAAGTCCATGAGGACGAGGGGTTTGCCAGAACGTTGGCCATGCTGGACTCCGAGCCACAGCCCAAAAAA GCTCGCAAAAACTCTGAGGAAAAACCAAGTCCAACCACGACCCCCAAGAAGAGCAGCGTGAGTGTCCCGTCGAAGACCAGTCGGACTCCTCCGGAGGACGTTATCAGTCCGTCGCCCCAGAAGAGCCCCGCTGCTGTCAGAGCCAGCTCCAAGCTGGCCATGATGAAGAAGCGGGACGAGGCGAAGGACGAAGGcgcaaaaagcaaaacacccACTTCAccgaggaaaaacaaaatctctccGAAAAAAGAGCCGCGTGCTTCATCGATTTCGGACATGAAATTCACACCCAAAGCAGGAACGACACCAACGGCGCTGAAAACGTCTCCTAAGAAGCCCGAG AGCGCAAGTACAAGTCCTGACGATGcggagaagaagaagatgcaCACTCTAGCTTTCAGGAATTACCTCAACAGAGACGGACCACGAGCGCTGGGATCCAAGGAAATCCCAGAG ggagcagaaaactgtttggaggggtgtgtgtttgtgctgacTGGAGTCCTGGAGTCGATGGAGAGAGACGACACCAAAGCTCTCATTGAGCGTTACGGAGGCAAAGTGACGGGAAACGTCAGCAAGAAGACCAACTACCTGGTGCAGGGCAGAGACAGTGGAGCGTCCAAACTGGACAAG gctgagaGTTTAGGCACCATCATCCTGGATGAGGACGGCTTGTTGGAGTTGATCAGAACCAAACCAGGGAAGAAGTCAAAGTATGAGATCGCTGCAGAAGCTGAG TGCAAAGCCTCAAAAACCAGAACTCCTTCAAGTGAGACCTCAAAGGTCACCCCCAAGGCTCAGAAGATCTCCCCCTCCAAGGGGAACTCCAGGTCCCCCAAGACCCCGAGCCCCTCAAAGACGGGCCAGAGACAAAGAgccagcggcagcagcagcagcactccAACTGGGTGGGGCTCCAGACAGACAGCCCGAAGGGAGCTGGGCCTTCCCAACacaccctcctcttcctcagctccTGGACCCTCCCCCCCTTCCCCGCAGGGGGACGCTGCCGGTCTCCTGTGGGTGGACAAGTACCGTCCACGTTCTCTGAAGGGTGTGATcggccagcagggggagcaGAGCTGCGCCAACAAGCTGCTCCGCTGGCTGCAGAACTGGCACAGACACCACAGCGGAGGACCGGACAAACCCGCAG CATCGAGGTTTGGTAAATTTGGAGGAGGGAAGGATGACGGATCAGGATACAAAGCTGCTCTGCTCTCTGGGCCTCCAGGGGTGGGGAAGACCACCACAGCTGCCCTGGTCTGTGAG GAGCTGGGCTTCAGCTACGTGGAGATGAACGCCAGCTGCACTCGCAGCAAAAACAGCCTGAAGGAAGTCGTGGCGGAGTCGCTCAACAACACCAGCATCGAGAACTTCTACAAAG GAACGTCTCAGACGGTGAGCAGTAAGCACGTCCTCATCATGGACGAAGTGGACGGCATGGCTGGAAATGAAGACCGAGGAGGAATCCAG GAAATGATCGGCCTGATCAAAAACTCAAAGATTCCCATCATCTGCATGTGCAACGACCGCAACCACCAGAAGATCAGATCGTTGGCCAATTACTGCTTCGACCTGCGTTTCCAGAGGCCGCGGGTGGAGCAGATCAAG ggAGCCATGATGTCTCTTGCTTATAAAGAGGGTATCAAGATCCCTCCTCCGGCTCTCAATGAAATCATCTTGGCCTCCAACCAGGACGTGCGACAG GTGATTCACAACCTGAGCATGTGGTCGGCCAAAGACAAGGTGATGACGTACGACCGGTGCAAGTCCGACGCGGCCAGGGCCCGCAAGGACATGAAGCTGGGGCCGTTCGACGTCTGCAGGAAGGTGTTCGCCTCGGGCGAAGAGACGGCCCACATGAGCCTCATCGACAAGTCCGACCTCTTCTTCCACGACTACTCTCTGGCGCCGCTCTTCGTCCAGGAGAACTACCTGCACGTCCGTCCGGCTGCGGCTCG TGGAGACATGAAGTCCCACCTGGTGCTGCTCAGTAAGACTGCCGACTCCATCGCCGACGGCGACCTGGTGGACAGACGGATCCGATCGAGTCAAAACTGGTCCCTGCTTCCCACTCAG GCCATCTTTGCCAGCGTGTTGCCGGGGGAGCTCATGAGAGGCTACATGTCTCAGTTCCCCGTCTTCCCCAGCTGGCTGGGCAAGCACTCCTCTACCAACAAACATTCCCGGATCGTGCAGGAGCTGACCGCACACATGAGCTTAAA gacCCTGAGCAGCAGACAGGCGGTGAACCTGGACTACATGCATTACCTGCGCCAGGCGCTGCTGCATCCGCTGCAGAGGCACGGAGCGGAGGGAGCGGCGCAGGCCGTGCAGCTGCTGGACGACTACCAGCTCCTTAAGGAGGACGTAGACAGCATCATGGAGATCAGTGTGTGGGGCGGGCAGCCTGACCCCTACTCCAAACTGGACTCCAAG GTGAAGGCAGCTTTCACGCGGGCGTATAACAAGGAGGTCCACCTGACGCCGTATTCCCTCCAAGCTGTGAAGAAGGGCc gaggaggaggaggagcggaTCTGGACGGAGGAGACGAAGGTCCAGATGACCAGGAGTCTGGGGACGAAGCCGAGGGCCTCAAAGCAGACGCCATGATCAAA cagaagaagaccAAAACAACTAAAGAGTCGACGAAGGAGAAGAAGCAAGAGTCTGGGAAGGGCAAAGGCAAGGGGAAAGGCAAAGCAAAGAAATGA
- the lias gene encoding lipoyl synthase, mitochondrial encodes MALLTQSCCVTGRFSTNHLRLSPRSILHVYTSCLNTSPKSSADREDRKKELQSQDGPGLQDFISGELSEKSKWAEYRGNLKRQKGERLRLPPWLKTEIPIGKNYNRLKNTLRDLNLHTVCEEARCPNIGECWGGGEYATATATIMLMGDTCTRGCRFCSVKTARQPPPLDPDEPYNTAKAIAAWGLDYVVLTSVDRDDIADGGAEHFAKTVTSLKGRNPHILVECLTPDFRGDLSAVEKIALSGLDVYAHNVETVRELQRYVRDPRANFDQSLTVLKHAKQVKPGVLTKTSIMLGLGESDQQIVNTLTELREAGVDCLTLGQYMQPTKRHLKVEEYIPPEKFAYWEKVGNEMGFVYTASGPLVRSSYKAGEFFLKNLLKKRKAEITTEQEAS; translated from the exons ATGGCGTTGTTAACACAGAGTTGCTGTGTGACGGGTCGCTTTTCCACAAACCACTTAAGGTTAAGTCCCAGATCGATCTTACAC GTGTACACAAGCTGTCTGAACACTTCACCCAAGTCCTCTGCAGACAGAGAGGACAGGAAGAAGGAGCTTCAGAGCCAGGACGGCCCCGGGCTGCAGGACTTTATATCTGGGGAACTCTCTGAGAAAAGCAAGTGGGCAGAGTACAGAGGCAACCTGAAGAGACAGAAGGGGGAGAG GCTGAGGCTTCCTCCATGGCTGAAGACAGAGATCCCTATTGGAAAGAACTACAACAGGCTGAAGAACACACTGAGAGACCTCAACCTGCACACG GTGTGTGAGGAGGCCAGGTGTCCAAACATTGGAGAATGTTGGGGTGGAGGAGAATATGCCACCGCTACCGCCACCATCATG CTAATGGGAGACACATGCACCCGAGGGTGCAGGTTCTGCTCGGTGAAGACGGCCCGTCAGCCGCCTCCTCTGGACCCAGATGAGCCTTACAACACAGCCAAGGCCATCGCAGCCTGGGGGCTGGACTATGTGGTTCTGACATCTGTTGACAGAGATG ATATCGCTGATGGAGGAGCAGAACACTTTGCTAAAACAGTTACTAGCCTGAAGGGGAg AAACCCTCACATCCTGGTCGAATGCCTGACCCCTGATTTCCGTGGCGACCTGTCAGCGGTAGAGAAGATTGCCCTGTCAGGGCTAGACGTTTACGCTCACAATGTGGAGACGGTGCGAGAGCTGCAACG GTATGTTCGGGACCCCAGAGCGAACTTCGACCAATCCCTGACTGTCCTGAAACACGCCAAGCAGGTCAAACCCGGCGTCCTCACTAAGACCTCCATCATGCTGGGACTGGGCGAGAGCGACCAGCAGATAGTCAACACTCTGACCG AGCTGAGAGAGGCAGGAGTGGACTGTCTAACCCTCGGTCAGTACATGCAGCCCACAAAGCGCCACCTAAAG GTGGAGGAATACATCCCCCCTGAAAAGTTTGCTTACTGGGAGAAAGTCGGGAACGAGATGGGATTTGTGTACACAGCCAGCGGGCCACTGGTTCGATCCTCCTACAAAGCAG GTGAATTCTTCTTGAAGAATCTGCTgaagaagagaaaagcagaaatcaCAACAGAACAAGAAGCTTCTTGA